One stretch of Pseudovibrio brasiliensis DNA includes these proteins:
- a CDS encoding DMT family transporter — MSEMVSHAPAQGNVKYGILWMVAAMFMFVIVDSVGKYLSLSYPVLQVVWGRMFFHLLFMLIFMAPRVKTMMVPNNGSVVYLRAVLVLVMTIGSVAAAQLIPVATLHAIALLSPMMVTAMSVPILGEKVGLRRWTSILVAFVGALLIVKPGADVLDLGALIAVATIVVYSAGHIVARYASKFDTPSTVLFHTALLGAVVTTLFTPYFWQAPDMEGWALLALIGAVSGLGHYAIVKAFSFGEASTIAPFSYSSLIWAMLIGLMFFGEFPDTLTLAGAAIIFGSAIYMWHREKVLGTAA; from the coding sequence ATGAGTGAGATGGTTTCCCATGCCCCGGCTCAGGGCAACGTTAAGTATGGCATCCTCTGGATGGTGGCAGCTATGTTTATGTTCGTCATTGTCGACAGTGTGGGCAAATACCTGTCTCTGTCCTATCCGGTTCTGCAAGTGGTTTGGGGGCGGATGTTCTTCCATCTGCTGTTCATGCTGATCTTTATGGCGCCGCGGGTGAAGACGATGATGGTGCCGAACAATGGTTCCGTTGTTTATCTGCGAGCGGTTCTTGTTTTGGTGATGACCATCGGGTCTGTTGCCGCGGCCCAGTTGATTCCAGTTGCGACGCTGCACGCGATCGCATTGCTTTCTCCCATGATGGTGACGGCCATGTCTGTGCCGATCCTGGGCGAAAAGGTAGGCCTTCGTCGCTGGACATCCATTCTGGTTGCGTTTGTTGGCGCGCTTTTGATTGTGAAACCGGGGGCTGACGTGCTTGATCTGGGCGCGCTGATCGCGGTGGCGACCATTGTTGTTTACTCCGCCGGACACATCGTGGCGCGATACGCGAGCAAGTTTGATACGCCTTCAACCGTGCTGTTCCATACCGCCTTGCTGGGAGCGGTGGTCACTACACTATTCACACCGTATTTCTGGCAAGCGCCGGACATGGAAGGCTGGGCACTGCTGGCTTTGATTGGCGCTGTGTCTGGTCTGGGCCACTATGCCATTGTGAAGGCCTTTTCGTTTGGTGAAGCGTCCACCATTGCGCCGTTCAGCTACAGCAGTCTCATCTGGGCCATGTTGATTGGCCTCATGTTCTTTGGTGAGTTCCCGGATACTCTGACGCTGGCTGGTGCGGCCATCATTTTTGGGTCGGCCATCTATATGTGGCATCGGGAAAAAGTTTTGGGAACAGCCGCATAG
- a CDS encoding ThuA domain-containing protein, whose translation MIKTIVWGENVHEQKNKIVADIYPDGMHNHIAAALNNDPEISATTAVLQDPEHGLTEERLADTDVLIWWGHAAHGDVSDEIVERVCERVWSGMGMIFLHSAHFAKPFKRLMGAPCNLTWREAGERERLWVTSRNHPITVGIPDSFELENEEMYGEPFGVPEPLETVFISWFQGGEVFRSGLTYKRGAGNIFYFRPGHETYPTYHNETVQRVIANGVKWAYNPQPRVADPNAAPNVPVDQAPEKIEERGPRLHKAGEEGYR comes from the coding sequence ATGATTAAGACCATTGTCTGGGGCGAAAACGTCCACGAGCAAAAGAACAAAATTGTTGCAGACATCTACCCAGATGGCATGCACAATCACATCGCTGCTGCTTTGAACAATGATCCAGAAATTTCTGCCACAACCGCCGTTCTTCAGGACCCGGAACACGGCCTGACTGAAGAGCGCCTTGCAGACACAGATGTATTGATCTGGTGGGGCCATGCGGCACACGGCGACGTGTCTGACGAGATTGTTGAACGTGTGTGCGAGCGCGTCTGGTCCGGCATGGGCATGATCTTCCTGCACTCCGCGCACTTTGCAAAACCATTCAAACGCCTGATGGGCGCACCTTGTAACCTGACATGGCGTGAAGCTGGCGAGCGTGAGCGTCTTTGGGTGACATCCCGCAACCACCCGATCACTGTGGGCATTCCGGACAGCTTTGAGCTGGAAAACGAAGAAATGTACGGCGAGCCATTTGGTGTGCCGGAGCCGCTTGAAACTGTCTTCATCAGCTGGTTCCAGGGCGGCGAAGTGTTCCGTTCCGGCCTGACCTACAAGCGCGGTGCGGGTAACATCTTCTACTTCCGCCCAGGTCACGAGACCTATCCAACCTATCACAATGAAACCGTTCAGCGCGTTATCGCCAATGGCGTGAAGTGGGCCTACAACCCGCAGCCACGCGTGGCTGATCCAAATGCAGCACCAAACGTTCCGGTCGATCAGGCTCCTGAAAAGATCGAGGAACGCGGTCCACGTCTGCATAAAGCTGGCGAGGAAGGTTACCGGTAA
- a CDS encoding ABC transporter substrate-binding protein — translation MSLKRSRQVVFAGAVSALALVAATAAASANQCSAYNQAPLLDQMSGLPAVADRLPVNPLVVEGIEGIGTYGGEMTDVYAGTRIGDYRRYGYDPLVRWSSDGSEVLPNIAESWDISEDATTYTFKLREGLKWSDGKPFTAKDIQFWWDYVETNSEINPKGPRKMFIVNGEAAKVEALDDTTIRFSWSQPNGVFLLDMASPYGQRVVQFAEHYVKDFMKELNPDGVAKMMADAGEADFGKWWLGRIGTYGKNAEHNDPDRPTMLAWRPTEAVLGKERFTFERNPYYWKVDSSCNQLPYIDKRTWVLAKDPEVALLKTVQGEIDISPRNISTPPNRAVFFDNKERGNYRLVTANSCNYNNAQFMFAMNHPDPVKAQVFQSKDFRIGLSLGMDRDLIIDAVYLGQGEPYQVSPRPESPYYNDQLARQYTVFDPDLAAEHLDKILPMGPDGKRVGPDGKPFKFIVHVNEGFRPDWVDMMQIIAKDWQELGLDVVVSVASDEIHMATLQRQDKEITIWVGENGCGQFPLVNLERLTNFKEHGNWEGWDAWYDLKKDPNKTIREGVVPTEPPAAVKRMYEIADLVPTKVGAEQTELMEEFMQLSADNFLSMGIALPGGGFRSISNKLRNVPDTLLEGWLYPGPAPVNFSSFYIDPSKK, via the coding sequence ATGAGTTTGAAACGTAGTCGGCAGGTGGTTTTCGCCGGAGCAGTAAGCGCGCTGGCCCTTGTGGCAGCCACAGCTGCAGCTTCTGCCAATCAATGTTCAGCATATAATCAGGCACCGCTTCTGGATCAGATGTCCGGTCTGCCAGCTGTCGCGGATCGTCTGCCGGTTAATCCACTCGTTGTTGAAGGGATTGAGGGCATCGGCACTTACGGCGGCGAGATGACCGACGTTTATGCGGGTACCCGTATCGGTGATTATCGTCGTTATGGATATGACCCGCTGGTACGCTGGAGCTCAGATGGCTCCGAGGTTCTGCCAAACATCGCTGAGAGCTGGGACATCTCAGAGGATGCAACCACCTACACCTTCAAACTGCGTGAAGGGCTGAAGTGGTCTGACGGGAAGCCATTCACCGCCAAAGACATCCAGTTCTGGTGGGACTACGTTGAAACCAACAGCGAGATCAACCCGAAGGGCCCTCGCAAGATGTTCATCGTCAACGGTGAAGCTGCCAAAGTGGAAGCTCTGGATGACACCACCATCCGCTTCTCCTGGAGCCAGCCAAACGGTGTCTTCCTGCTGGATATGGCGTCTCCATACGGCCAGCGTGTGGTTCAGTTTGCTGAGCACTACGTCAAAGACTTCATGAAAGAACTGAACCCGGATGGTGTTGCCAAGATGATGGCAGACGCGGGGGAAGCTGACTTCGGTAAATGGTGGCTGGGCCGCATCGGCACTTACGGCAAAAACGCCGAACACAACGACCCTGATCGCCCAACCATGCTTGCATGGCGCCCGACCGAAGCGGTTCTGGGTAAAGAGCGTTTCACCTTTGAGCGCAACCCATACTACTGGAAAGTCGACAGCTCCTGTAACCAGCTGCCTTACATCGACAAACGCACCTGGGTGCTGGCGAAAGATCCGGAAGTTGCGCTGCTGAAGACTGTTCAGGGTGAGATCGACATTTCTCCGCGCAACATCTCCACGCCTCCAAACCGTGCAGTGTTCTTCGATAACAAAGAGCGTGGCAACTACCGTCTGGTGACGGCAAACAGCTGTAACTACAACAACGCGCAGTTCATGTTCGCCATGAACCATCCTGATCCGGTCAAAGCGCAGGTGTTCCAGAGCAAGGACTTCCGCATTGGTCTGTCGCTTGGCATGGACCGCGATCTGATCATCGATGCTGTGTATCTGGGGCAGGGAGAGCCATATCAGGTCAGCCCACGTCCTGAATCTCCTTACTACAATGATCAGCTGGCCCGTCAGTACACCGTTTTTGATCCAGACCTTGCTGCTGAGCATCTGGATAAAATCCTGCCGATGGGGCCGGATGGAAAACGCGTTGGCCCTGATGGCAAGCCATTTAAGTTCATCGTGCACGTCAACGAAGGCTTCCGTCCGGACTGGGTGGACATGATGCAGATCATCGCGAAAGACTGGCAGGAGCTGGGACTTGATGTGGTGGTGAGCGTGGCCAGTGATGAGATCCACATGGCGACCCTGCAGCGTCAGGATAAAGAGATCACCATCTGGGTGGGTGAAAATGGTTGCGGTCAATTCCCACTGGTGAACCTTGAGCGCCTGACCAACTTCAAGGAGCACGGCAACTGGGAAGGCTGGGATGCCTGGTATGATCTGAAGAAAGATCCGAACAAGACCATCCGTGAAGGTGTTGTTCCAACTGAGCCGCCAGCAGCTGTAAAGCGCATGTACGAGATTGCTGATCTGGTGCCAACCAAGGTGGGTGCTGAGCAGACCGAGTTGATGGAAGAGTTCATGCAGCTTTCTGCTGACAACTTCCTGTCCATGGGCATTGCGTTGCCGGGCGGTGGGTTCCGCTCCATCAGCAACAAGCTGCGCAACGTGCCAGACACTCTGTTGGAAGGCTGGCTGTATCCGGGCCCTGCTCCGGTGAACTTCTCCAGCTTCTACATCGATCCTTCCAAGAAATAA
- a CDS encoding LacI family DNA-binding transcriptional regulator → MTDIRRVAEVAGVSTATVSRVINNTGPVNAKTREKVQQAIIELDYRPNKLASSLRQKETRIVGILQTDHSTHFSSIFADAAEDTLFNHGFTTIMSNTYGERTMEEEQIEFLLDMRVGGILLRPFKDTSHIPSLIQRLQKANVACVLVESYPVDPLQFHANLNNVQGGHIAIQHLLEQGHRSIGMLLPFEPWHTEGPHDLRLAAVQRAITQFPEPVELHIKRHNAKDQVAFGFEATRSLLEASPEITAIFGTTDLLAAGALHAAQEMNLSVPTDLSIIGYDDSYVASSMHPRLTTVSQPITALGEATGKLLLSIIEDPAIPPRSVSISNILKVRDSTGPARTS, encoded by the coding sequence ATGACCGATATTCGTCGTGTAGCAGAGGTAGCAGGTGTATCCACGGCCACCGTGTCGCGGGTCATCAACAACACTGGTCCTGTGAACGCCAAAACTCGTGAAAAGGTGCAGCAGGCAATTATTGAGCTGGATTATCGCCCCAACAAACTGGCGAGCAGCCTGCGGCAGAAAGAAACCCGCATCGTCGGCATTCTTCAAACCGACCACAGCACGCATTTCAGTTCCATTTTCGCCGATGCAGCCGAAGACACACTCTTCAATCATGGCTTCACCACGATCATGAGCAACACCTACGGCGAGCGGACGATGGAAGAAGAGCAGATCGAGTTTCTGCTCGATATGCGCGTTGGCGGTATTCTCCTGCGTCCGTTCAAAGACACTTCACACATCCCCTCCCTCATCCAACGTTTGCAAAAGGCAAATGTGGCGTGCGTGTTGGTGGAGAGTTATCCGGTTGATCCGCTGCAGTTTCATGCCAACCTTAACAATGTGCAGGGCGGGCACATCGCCATTCAGCATCTTCTGGAACAGGGTCACCGTTCCATTGGCATGCTGCTGCCGTTTGAACCGTGGCACACGGAAGGCCCACATGACCTGCGCCTGGCAGCCGTGCAGCGCGCAATTACTCAGTTCCCGGAGCCTGTTGAACTGCACATCAAACGGCACAACGCAAAGGATCAGGTCGCCTTTGGTTTTGAAGCAACGCGGTCCTTGCTGGAGGCCTCTCCTGAAATCACCGCGATCTTTGGAACCACAGACCTGCTGGCAGCAGGCGCGCTCCATGCAGCTCAGGAGATGAACCTTTCGGTGCCGACAGATCTTTCGATCATCGGATATGACGACAGCTATGTCGCCTCTTCCATGCACCCTCGCCTGACCACTGTTTCCCAACCCATCACCGCTCTCGGAGAAGCCACCGGAAAACTTCTGCTTTCCATCATAGAAGACCCGGCAATCCCACCTCGCTCCGTTTCCATTTCCAACATTTTGAAGGTTCGGGACAGCACCGGACCTGCTCGAACTTCTTAG
- a CDS encoding MBL fold metallo-hydrolase: protein MHVKMLGCGDAYDAQKTNSSLLISEGDFKLLIDCGPTVPQALFAYEMKADDISCIYISHCHPDHCLGLTTLLNYMKSFKRSKPLTIYRQASQHQALYRLMEFAYWPEKDLGFDLHWQDSEELTEVGPWRAVTTPSNHSVPNRSLQLKSDSEVLFYSGDGLLSPKGEELAAQADLAFIECEYMTAANGHGSWADVKGLQRKAGSRWVLYHIDDASRPAVAEAIKEYPEFSLGEDGREFELTGVKA, encoded by the coding sequence ATGCATGTAAAAATGCTGGGTTGTGGCGACGCGTATGATGCGCAAAAAACGAATTCATCTCTGCTGATTTCAGAGGGTGATTTCAAACTGCTTATCGATTGCGGCCCAACCGTGCCTCAGGCCCTGTTTGCCTATGAGATGAAGGCTGACGATATCAGCTGCATCTACATCTCACATTGTCATCCTGACCATTGCCTCGGTCTGACAACGCTGTTGAACTATATGAAGTCCTTCAAGCGATCCAAACCACTGACCATCTATCGCCAGGCATCTCAGCACCAGGCGCTTTATCGTTTGATGGAGTTTGCCTACTGGCCGGAAAAAGACCTGGGCTTTGATCTTCATTGGCAAGATTCGGAAGAGCTGACTGAAGTTGGCCCATGGCGCGCAGTAACAACGCCAAGCAACCACTCTGTGCCCAACCGCAGCCTGCAGCTGAAGAGCGACAGTGAGGTTCTGTTCTACTCAGGGGATGGCCTGCTCTCTCCAAAAGGTGAAGAACTGGCAGCGCAGGCAGATCTGGCCTTTATTGAATGCGAGTACATGACGGCAGCCAATGGGCATGGATCATGGGCGGATGTGAAAGGCTTGCAACGTAAGGCGGGAAGCCGCTGGGTGCTCTATCACATTGATGACGCCTCCAGACCCGCAGTGGCCGAAGCGATCAAAGAGTATCCTGAGTTTTCGTTGGGAGAAGACGGTCGGGAGTTCGAACTCACCGGAGTGAAGGCTTAG
- a CDS encoding glycoside hydrolase family 95 protein, whose product MITDFFPNADPAHTLWYDTPAAHWNEALPLGNGRLGAMVYGNPLSARIHLNEDTLYSGEPTRIYPVPEIAHQIGQVETLLRDGKLFEAQEFVRQNWTGRQGQAYQPVGNLFITMADDSPASNYRRALDIRHSLHHEGYEQNGTKFERTSFASFPDNVIVVRLTADKPGALSFSLRYDSPHPTCRTTHEAENTRLHLRGQAPAFTSSRVIERIEHDLEQHRNPEIFGADGKLRPFAENEQDGHRGGIVYSEDGLGEGTYFEAGLSVELEDGHIRPERGELYIEGATAVTLRIAMATSFNGPDKSPSREGKDPAPIVKNALDAAGSVSYEDTLQKHSDDVLRLFDRVSLKLGNDAIPDLPTSTRLEQFQEKGDPALAALQFQYGRYLLIASSRAGSQPPNLQGIWNNLRRPQWSSNYTMNINLEMNYWPAEITGLSDLHEPLFMLIEELAVSGARTARKMFNAPGWCAFHNTTIWRDSVPSPCDPASAFWPMAAGWLLSHMWEHFLYTGDKEFLKNRAYPLMKSAAEFYEWWLCENKDGYLVPKVSTSPENRYLDEDGHVITVDQGSTMDCAIIRETFTNTAAAAKLLGLDAELANTLEAKAARLLPYQIGAQGQVQEWSQDFKEFMPTHRHLSHLYGLFPCDQISKDTPDLLKASVRSLEIRGDLATGWSMGWKICLWARVGDGDHAYKIIHNMFNRVENEAPKSEDGGLYGNLMIAHPPFQIDGNFGYTRGVAEMLMNTTHNGIELLPALPSLWPEGEVRGLRARGGFEVDVTWQYGKPTQAKIISHHGGELKVLCKLSFAGSSFDATLQLNVATQNTVAGETLTLTFDEALVNG is encoded by the coding sequence GTGATTACAGATTTCTTCCCAAACGCCGATCCGGCACACACGCTCTGGTACGACACGCCCGCAGCTCACTGGAATGAAGCCTTGCCGCTTGGAAACGGCCGCTTGGGGGCCATGGTCTATGGCAATCCGTTGAGCGCCCGCATTCACCTTAATGAAGACACGCTCTACTCAGGTGAACCGACACGCATCTATCCGGTGCCCGAAATCGCGCATCAGATTGGTCAGGTGGAAACTCTGCTAAGAGACGGCAAGCTGTTTGAAGCTCAGGAGTTTGTGCGGCAAAACTGGACGGGTCGGCAAGGGCAGGCCTATCAGCCGGTTGGCAACCTGTTCATCACCATGGCCGATGACAGTCCCGCTTCGAACTACCGCCGGGCACTGGACATCCGCCATTCTCTGCATCACGAAGGCTACGAGCAGAACGGCACAAAGTTCGAGCGCACCAGCTTTGCGAGCTTCCCGGACAACGTCATTGTTGTGCGCCTGACAGCAGATAAGCCCGGCGCCCTCTCCTTCAGTCTGCGCTACGACAGCCCACACCCAACCTGCCGCACCACGCACGAAGCGGAAAATACACGTCTGCACCTTCGCGGACAGGCACCAGCCTTCACCAGCAGCCGTGTGATTGAACGTATCGAACATGATCTGGAGCAACACAGAAATCCGGAGATCTTTGGCGCTGACGGCAAACTCCGCCCCTTCGCTGAAAACGAGCAGGATGGGCATCGCGGAGGTATCGTCTACAGCGAGGATGGCTTAGGCGAAGGCACTTACTTTGAAGCAGGCCTTTCTGTTGAACTGGAAGATGGACACATTCGCCCGGAACGAGGTGAGCTGTACATTGAAGGCGCGACAGCGGTTACCCTTCGTATCGCAATGGCGACCAGCTTCAACGGACCAGACAAGAGCCCAAGCCGGGAAGGAAAAGATCCTGCTCCAATCGTGAAGAATGCTTTGGATGCAGCGGGTTCTGTATCTTATGAAGATACGCTGCAAAAACACAGCGACGACGTGTTGAGACTTTTTGATCGCGTCTCGCTCAAACTGGGCAATGATGCCATCCCTGATCTGCCAACCAGTACGCGGTTGGAGCAATTTCAGGAAAAAGGTGATCCGGCCCTTGCTGCGTTGCAGTTCCAGTATGGCCGTTACTTGCTGATTGCCTCCTCCCGAGCAGGCAGCCAGCCGCCAAACCTGCAGGGCATCTGGAACAATCTGCGCCGCCCGCAGTGGTCTTCCAATTACACAATGAACATCAATCTGGAGATGAACTACTGGCCTGCGGAAATCACCGGTCTTTCAGACCTGCATGAACCGCTCTTCATGCTAATCGAAGAACTGGCTGTATCCGGCGCTCGAACAGCCAGGAAGATGTTCAACGCACCCGGCTGGTGCGCCTTCCATAACACGACCATCTGGCGCGATAGCGTCCCATCCCCGTGTGATCCTGCCTCTGCCTTCTGGCCAATGGCGGCAGGATGGCTGCTCTCTCATATGTGGGAGCATTTCCTTTACACGGGCGACAAGGAGTTCCTGAAAAACCGCGCCTATCCGCTGATGAAGTCTGCCGCAGAATTTTACGAATGGTGGCTTTGTGAGAATAAGGATGGCTATCTGGTGCCAAAGGTCAGCACCAGCCCGGAAAACCGATATCTGGATGAAGACGGCCATGTCATCACCGTCGATCAAGGCAGCACCATGGACTGCGCCATCATCCGTGAGACCTTCACCAACACTGCCGCCGCTGCGAAACTGCTGGGACTAGATGCTGAGCTGGCAAATACGCTGGAAGCAAAGGCGGCACGGTTATTGCCTTATCAGATCGGAGCGCAAGGCCAGGTGCAGGAATGGTCTCAGGACTTCAAGGAGTTCATGCCGACTCACCGACACCTCTCCCATCTTTACGGGCTGTTCCCGTGCGATCAGATCAGCAAAGACACGCCTGATCTGCTGAAGGCGTCTGTTCGCTCTCTGGAGATCCGCGGTGATCTGGCGACAGGCTGGAGCATGGGCTGGAAGATCTGCCTTTGGGCACGTGTGGGTGATGGCGACCATGCCTATAAGATCATCCATAACATGTTCAATCGGGTGGAGAATGAAGCGCCAAAGAGTGAAGATGGCGGCCTTTATGGCAACCTCATGATCGCTCACCCTCCATTCCAGATTGATGGCAACTTTGGCTACACACGCGGCGTTGCCGAGATGCTGATGAACACCACTCACAATGGCATCGAGCTTCTGCCCGCCTTGCCAAGCCTTTGGCCTGAGGGTGAAGTCCGTGGTCTGCGGGCGAGAGGTGGGTTTGAAGTTGATGTGACCTGGCAATACGGCAAACCAACTCAGGCCAAGATTATCAGCCATCATGGCGGCGAGCTGAAGGTGCTTTGCAAACTGTCGTTTGCGGGGTCCAGCTTCGACGCAACCTTGCAACTTAATGTGGCAACGCAAAATACTGTCGCGGGAGAAACGTTGACACTTACCTTTGATGAAGCTTTGGTGAACGGCTAG
- a CDS encoding Gfo/Idh/MocA family protein — MRLVIVGTGGMANSHANKFGEIEGVDIVGGVDRNEERLTAFCDEHNIEKRFTSLEEALAWGEFDAVANVTPDAVHHPTTMPLLAAGKHVFCEKPLASNFADADEMATVADQAGLINMVNLSYRDVSALQKAHELIAAGEIGEIRHFEASYLQSWLTQPAWGHWDKEEKWLWRLSESHGSLGVLGDVGIHILDFAGFAIGAPYQSVSCHLKTFDKAPGNQIGEYKLDANDSFTMMAETASGAVGVVHASRFASGHMNDLHLQIHGTKGGIKVTNTGDLGELFVCSGPNLEKAEWEQVALSPTPNNYRKFVEAVKSGVNGHPTFRHAANLQQVLDLAVESSKAGGRKDIPLSTQLQDA, encoded by the coding sequence ATGCGTCTGGTTATTGTAGGAACTGGCGGCATGGCAAACAGCCATGCCAATAAGTTCGGGGAAATTGAAGGCGTAGACATCGTCGGCGGTGTAGACCGCAACGAAGAACGCCTGACTGCGTTTTGCGATGAACATAACATCGAGAAGCGCTTCACCTCTCTGGAAGAGGCTCTTGCATGGGGTGAGTTTGACGCGGTGGCAAACGTGACACCGGATGCCGTGCACCACCCAACCACCATGCCGCTTCTGGCAGCTGGCAAGCACGTCTTCTGCGAAAAGCCTCTGGCGAGCAACTTCGCTGATGCGGACGAGATGGCAACCGTTGCAGATCAGGCTGGTTTGATCAACATGGTCAACCTGTCCTATCGCGACGTGTCCGCGCTTCAAAAAGCACATGAGCTGATTGCTGCTGGCGAGATTGGTGAAATCCGTCATTTCGAGGCTTCTTACCTGCAAAGCTGGCTAACCCAGCCTGCATGGGGCCATTGGGACAAAGAAGAAAAGTGGCTCTGGCGCTTGTCTGAATCCCACGGCTCACTTGGCGTTTTGGGTGACGTGGGCATTCACATCCTCGACTTTGCGGGCTTTGCCATCGGCGCGCCGTATCAGTCTGTTTCCTGTCATCTGAAGACCTTTGACAAAGCGCCGGGTAATCAGATTGGTGAGTACAAGCTGGACGCTAATGACAGCTTCACCATGATGGCTGAGACAGCATCAGGTGCTGTTGGTGTCGTTCACGCCAGCCGCTTTGCCTCTGGCCACATGAACGATCTGCACCTTCAGATTCACGGTACAAAGGGTGGCATCAAAGTAACCAACACTGGCGACTTGGGTGAGCTGTTCGTTTGTTCTGGCCCTAATCTGGAAAAGGCAGAGTGGGAGCAGGTTGCACTGAGCCCGACGCCAAACAACTACCGCAAATTTGTAGAAGCGGTGAAATCCGGCGTCAACGGACACCCGACATTCCGCCATGCAGCGAATCTTCAGCAGGTGCTGGACCTTGCTGTTGAAAGCAGCAAGGCTGGCGGACGCAAGGATATACCGTTATCCACGCAACTGCAGGATGCATAA
- a CDS encoding putative bifunctional diguanylate cyclase/phosphodiesterase — MLVPPELLSVAVEQCAETIMVADHEGTIVYVNSQFEKATGYSADYAVGRNLDFLRSGKTPPETFEDLWSTLGKGEPWEGEFINRRQDGTEYVEHSKISPIEWESGSANKNYYLAIKKDITEKKQSEVELSKLAYTDALTGLPNRAHFLQELDKAVEDTKRYGSQCAVIYMDLDRFKEINDTLGHDAGDEFLVEAAKRFEGVLNENGLLSRLGGDEFVILLRETSNAEAEMTVHRLQTAMVAPIDLGEQSPILSASIGVAVSQLASASSSTMLKQADIAMYHSKYNNLGFSFYTCQMEEAVVRKVLISEKLTTAIHEGNLRLNYQPIVELKNDKLSGVEALMRWEDPDLGPISPSEFIPIAECQNMIDDISDWLFRETACQYRKWVSEGFEFTGRIAINLSERELAKPNRVTEILALLESLGVPPETYEIELSESAFVNDTGHTQENLDALANAGMIIAIDDFGTGHSALWQLRTQKLDKLKIDHSFVQRMESDQATRDIVEAITAMASLLDLKVIAEGVENLTQVDILRDIKCCYAQGYHFAKPLTADIFASDWLEKAQAVA; from the coding sequence GTGCTCGTACCTCCTGAGCTTCTGTCAGTTGCAGTAGAACAGTGTGCTGAAACCATCATGGTTGCAGATCATGAAGGTACAATTGTCTATGTAAACTCTCAGTTCGAGAAGGCCACAGGGTACTCCGCAGACTACGCCGTTGGCCGCAATCTGGATTTTCTCCGCTCCGGCAAAACCCCTCCTGAAACCTTCGAGGATCTCTGGTCCACTTTGGGCAAAGGAGAACCATGGGAAGGCGAGTTCATCAACCGCCGGCAGGACGGAACAGAGTACGTTGAGCACTCCAAAATCTCCCCGATTGAGTGGGAAAGTGGCAGCGCCAACAAGAACTACTATCTGGCCATCAAAAAAGACATCACCGAGAAGAAACAAAGCGAAGTTGAGCTCTCCAAACTTGCCTACACAGATGCGCTGACTGGGTTGCCGAACCGCGCGCACTTTCTGCAAGAGCTGGATAAGGCCGTTGAGGATACCAAACGCTATGGGAGCCAATGTGCTGTCATCTATATGGATCTGGACCGCTTCAAAGAAATCAATGACACTCTGGGCCATGATGCCGGTGATGAGTTTCTGGTTGAAGCCGCCAAGCGCTTTGAAGGTGTTCTGAACGAGAACGGCCTGCTCTCCCGCCTGGGCGGCGACGAGTTTGTCATTCTGCTGCGCGAGACATCTAACGCAGAAGCAGAGATGACCGTTCATCGGCTGCAAACAGCGATGGTGGCCCCGATTGATCTTGGCGAGCAATCCCCGATCCTTTCAGCCAGCATTGGCGTGGCCGTAAGCCAGTTGGCCAGCGCATCCAGCAGCACTATGCTGAAGCAGGCTGATATCGCCATGTACCATTCCAAGTACAACAATCTCGGCTTCAGCTTCTACACCTGCCAGATGGAAGAAGCCGTTGTCCGTAAGGTGCTGATTTCAGAAAAGCTCACAACGGCAATCCACGAAGGTAATCTACGTCTGAACTATCAGCCGATTGTTGAGCTGAAGAACGACAAGCTTTCTGGTGTGGAAGCCTTAATGCGTTGGGAAGACCCGGACCTTGGTCCGATCTCACCATCTGAGTTCATCCCGATCGCTGAGTGTCAGAACATGATCGACGATATCTCGGACTGGCTCTTCCGCGAAACTGCCTGCCAGTATCGCAAATGGGTATCAGAAGGCTTTGAGTTCACTGGTCGTATTGCCATCAACCTTTCCGAGCGTGAACTGGCAAAGCCAAACCGTGTGACAGAAATCCTCGCGCTTCTGGAAAGCTTGGGCGTTCCGCCGGAGACCTACGAAATCGAGCTGAGCGAATCTGCTTTCGTCAACGATACCGGCCATACCCAGGAAAATCTGGATGCTTTGGCCAACGCAGGCATGATCATCGCCATTGATGACTTCGGCACCGGCCATTCCGCCCTCTGGCAGCTGCGCACGCAGAAACTGGACAAGCTCAAGATCGATCACAGCTTCGTTCAGCGCATGGAATCAGATCAGGCCACCCGTGATATCGTTGAGGCGATCACGGCGATGGCGAGCCTGCTGGACCTGAAAGTTATTGCAGAAGGTGTCGAGAACCTGACGCAGGTTGACATTTTAAGAGACATCAAATGCTGCTACGCGCAGGGCTATCACTTCGCCAAGCCGCTCACAGCAGATATCTTCGCTTCTGATTGGTTAGAGAAAGCTCAGGCGGTCGCCTAA